A portion of the Punica granatum isolate Tunisia-2019 chromosome 7, ASM765513v2, whole genome shotgun sequence genome contains these proteins:
- the LOC116215415 gene encoding BRI1 kinase inhibitor 1, whose protein sequence is MDNSVHNRAEAQQPRAEHHGKNNNNNKKKKLNNNNNIESSPASAAAAAAASPPSASSSPSHEFSFTISLHSSNPNNGFLPGPADVPDRSTTTKTPNNSFAIDLSPADDIFFHGHLLPLHLLSHLPPSAASPRSSTNSLDSFTLPIKDLILDDQKNNNPNVPEQDLNRPRPRPRPTTCSKSDSKIAHKSKSFSLFGMPRWRKVVTEVQARNDASTNPNPNTNNGKTRKKKSKKNLLLDDASQLLKRYIRMVRPLLFLKRKNRDVDRDDDIDLELEFNQQQHSSFSGNLSARRTNKNEFHVRTGGRGTSELFSSAPASMRTSPTNSGLLVPSPTASIRSNDSSTMEELQAAIQAAIAHCKNSIAAAEGKAVKA, encoded by the coding sequence ATGGACAACTCTGTCCATAACAGAGCAGAAGCACAGCAGCCAAGAGCAGAGCACCATGGGaagaacaacaacaacaacaagaagaagaagctcaacaacaacaacaatattGAATCCTCACCAgcatcagcagcagcagcagcagcagcctcTCCCCCTTCAGCTTCCTCCTCTCCTTCCCATGAGTTCTCCTTCACAATCTCGCTCCACTCCTCCAACCCGAACAACGGCTTCCTGCCCGGCCCGGCCGATGTTCCCGACCGGAGCACTACCACGAAGACCCCGAACAACTCCTTCGCCATCGACCTGTCCCCCGCGGACGACATCTTCTTCCACGGCCACCTCCTCCCCCTCCATCTCCTCTCCCACCTCCCGCCCTCTGCCGCCTCCCCTCGGTCCTCCACCAATTCGCTCGACAGCTTCACCCTCCCCATCAAGGACCTGATCCTCGACGACCAGAAGAACAATAATCCGAACGTCCCCGAACAAGATTTAAACCGCCCAAGACCGAGGCCGAGACCGACCACCTGCTCGAAGAGCGACTCGAAGATTGCTCACAAGTCCAAGTCTTTCTCCCTCTTCGGGATGCCTAGGTGGAGGAAAGTTGTGACCGAGGTCCAAGCACGGAACGACGCGAGCACGAACCCGAACCCGAACACGAACAATGGCAAGACTaggaagaaaaagagcaaGAAGAACTTGCTTCTCGATGATGCGAGTCAGCTGCTGAAGCGGTACATCAGAATGGTCAGGCCGCTGCTGTTCCTCAAGAGGAAAAACCGAGACGTCGATAGGGACGACGACATCGACCTCGAGCTCGAGTTCAACCAGCAACAACATAGTTCCTTCTCGGGGAACCTAAGCGCGAGGAGGACGAACAAGAACGAGTTCCACGTCAGGACCGGCGGCAGAGGGACCTCGGAGCTCTTCTCCTCCGCACCTGCCTCGATGAGGACTTCTCCGACGAACAGCGGGCTGCTGGTCCCGTCTCCGACAGCCAGCATTCGGTCCAACGACAGCAGCACGATGGAGGAATTGCAGGCTGCGATTCAGGCAGCAATCGCCCACTGCAAGAACTCCATTGCTGCAGCAGAAGGGAAAGCAGTCAAAGCTTGA